A single Perognathus longimembris pacificus isolate PPM17 chromosome 17, ASM2315922v1, whole genome shotgun sequence DNA region contains:
- the Vamp2 gene encoding vesicle-associated membrane protein 2 isoform X1 yields the protein MDRWMGGALAAGPEAPALGLNLFLLLRSATAATVPPAAPAGEGGPPAPPPNLTSNRRLQQTQAQVDEVVDIMRVNVDKVLERDQKLSELDDRADALQAGASQFETSAAKLKRKYWWKNLKMMIILGVICAIILIIIIVYFST from the exons atggacaggtggatgggcgGAGCCCTGGCCGCAGGGCCGGAGGCTCCAGCCCTGGGTCTTAATCTGTTCCTGCTCCTCAGGTCGGCTACCGCGGCCACCGTCCCGCCTGCCGCCCCGGCCGGGGAGGGTGgcccccctgcaccccctccaaaCCTCACCAGTAACCGGAGACTGCAGCAGACCCAGGCCCAAGTGGATGAG GTGGTGGACATCATGAGAGTGAACGTGGACAAGGTCCTGGAGCGAGACCAGAAGCTGTCAGAGCTGGATGACCGTGCTGATGCGCTCCAGGCAGGGGCCTCCCAGTTTGAAACAAGTGCAGCTAAGCTCAAACGCAAATATTGGTGGAAAAACCTCAAG ATGATGATAATCTTGGGAGTGATTTGCGCCATCATCCTTATCATCATTATCG TTTACTTCAGCACTTAA
- the Vamp2 gene encoding vesicle-associated membrane protein 2 isoform X2 → MSATAATVPPAAPAGEGGPPAPPPNLTSNRRLQQTQAQVDEVVDIMRVNVDKVLERDQKLSELDDRADALQAGASQFETSAAKLKRKYWWKNLKMMIILGVICAIILIIIIVYFST, encoded by the exons AT GTCGGCTACCGCGGCCACCGTCCCGCCTGCCGCCCCGGCCGGGGAGGGTGgcccccctgcaccccctccaaaCCTCACCAGTAACCGGAGACTGCAGCAGACCCAGGCCCAAGTGGATGAG GTGGTGGACATCATGAGAGTGAACGTGGACAAGGTCCTGGAGCGAGACCAGAAGCTGTCAGAGCTGGATGACCGTGCTGATGCGCTCCAGGCAGGGGCCTCCCAGTTTGAAACAAGTGCAGCTAAGCTCAAACGCAAATATTGGTGGAAAAACCTCAAG ATGATGATAATCTTGGGAGTGATTTGCGCCATCATCCTTATCATCATTATCG TTTACTTCAGCACTTAA